The proteins below are encoded in one region of Aequorivita iocasae:
- a CDS encoding carbonic anhydrase, giving the protein MNIDQIFKNNQNWVNEKLGLDPNYFKNLSEGQNPEVLYIGCSDSRVTAEEIMGAKPGEAFILRNIANMVSNLDLSAMSVINYAVSHLKVNHIIVCGHYGCGGVKAAMQSQDLGILNPWLRNIRDVYRLHKQELNNIKDEEEKYRRLVELNVQEQCVNVIKTADVQIAYRSRNLTVHGWVMDMATGKLIDLKIDFDKVLKDIMEIYHLD; this is encoded by the coding sequence ATGAATATCGATCAAATTTTCAAGAATAATCAAAATTGGGTAAACGAGAAATTAGGGCTTGACCCAAATTATTTTAAAAATCTTTCCGAAGGGCAAAACCCCGAGGTGCTTTATATAGGCTGCAGCGACAGCCGTGTTACCGCAGAAGAAATAATGGGCGCCAAACCCGGCGAAGCTTTTATATTGCGAAATATCGCCAATATGGTTTCCAATTTGGACCTCAGCGCAATGAGCGTCATCAATTATGCGGTGAGCCATTTAAAGGTAAACCATATAATCGTGTGCGGCCATTATGGTTGTGGCGGTGTAAAAGCGGCAATGCAAAGCCAGGATTTGGGAATTTTAAATCCGTGGTTGCGAAATATTCGAGATGTATATAGATTACATAAGCAGGAATTGAATAATATAAAAGACGAAGAAGAAAAATACCGCAGACTGGTTGAACTAAACGTGCAGGAACAATGTGTAAACGTTATCAAAACCGCTGATGTTCAGATTGCCTACCGAAGTAGAAACCTTACCGTACATGGCTGGGTCATGGATATGGCCACCGGAAAATTGATTGATTTAAAAATTGATTTCGATAAGGTTCTCAAAGACATTATGGAAATTTACCATTTAGACTAA